The Thalassoroseus pseudoceratinae genome has a segment encoding these proteins:
- a CDS encoding STAS domain-containing protein, with protein sequence MTTFTPKTFQIYQAGELTVVGFEAKTSLHQIDLALCREELAKLVEENQTRFLAFDLTNIRVFPSGMLGLLASLRRLDVEVHLYNASSDIVEVLEITGLKRFMQLHQVSL encoded by the coding sequence ATGACAACTTTCACCCCCAAAACATTCCAGATTTACCAAGCGGGCGAACTCACCGTTGTTGGCTTCGAGGCCAAGACGAGTCTTCATCAAATTGACTTGGCTCTCTGCCGTGAAGAACTCGCGAAGCTTGTCGAGGAAAACCAAACCCGATTCCTTGCCTTCGACCTCACCAACATCCGTGTTTTTCCAAGTGGAATGTTGGGGTTATTAGCCTCGCTTCGTCGGCTCGATGTGGAAGTGCATTTGTACAACGCTTCGTCGGATATCGTCGAGGTGCTCGAGATCACCGGCCTGAAGCGGTTTATGCAGTTGCACCAAGTTTCTCTCTGA
- a CDS encoding serine hydrolase domain-containing protein, giving the protein MSKRSTSNRPPISDPNPPDVLDPDLRIDPDRWNSIKDLASRWTESDEIPAIAICVGRGDRSTGVQPFGRLQLDSTDSPLRPDSIFLVASLTKPLVAMAALRLVEQGKLCLNDRVTSLIPKFKGPQRYSVTLRHLLTHTSGLPDQLSDNRELRANQTPLRGFVEKTCQVKLTFPPGRGVQYQSMGYLLLGEIIEQVSGQTCAEFLRDEFFRPLAMHDTALGAPDDWYSSDSPKIERLAEIRIPDDRSDPSWNWNSRYWQTLGAPWGGLLTTAGDLGKYCRMMLAHGHYRGHQVISRASIDRATRNQLESLRDVPEDDRRCKPWGFGWRLNWPAHSANFGDLTSPRAFGHWGATGTLMWMDPERDLWAVILTTQPQEPHGTYLARLSNMIAAAFL; this is encoded by the coding sequence ATGTCCAAACGATCGACCAGCAACCGCCCGCCAATTTCCGACCCGAATCCTCCGGACGTTCTCGATCCCGATTTGCGGATCGACCCGGATCGCTGGAACAGCATCAAAGATCTGGCCAGCCGATGGACCGAGTCCGATGAAATTCCCGCGATCGCCATTTGTGTCGGACGGGGTGATCGTTCGACCGGCGTTCAACCGTTCGGACGATTGCAGTTGGACTCAACCGATTCACCGCTTCGACCAGACAGCATCTTTCTGGTTGCCTCACTGACAAAACCATTGGTCGCCATGGCGGCCTTACGGTTGGTCGAACAGGGCAAACTCTGTCTGAATGACCGGGTTACATCTCTGATCCCAAAGTTCAAAGGACCGCAGCGGTACAGTGTGACCCTACGACACCTGCTGACACACACGTCCGGCCTTCCAGACCAACTCTCCGACAATCGCGAACTGCGTGCGAACCAAACACCATTGCGTGGATTCGTCGAAAAGACCTGTCAGGTCAAACTCACGTTTCCTCCGGGTCGTGGTGTGCAGTATCAGAGCATGGGGTATTTGCTGCTTGGTGAAATCATTGAACAGGTTTCAGGACAGACCTGCGCGGAGTTCCTGCGTGACGAATTTTTTCGTCCGCTGGCGATGCACGATACCGCGTTGGGAGCCCCGGACGACTGGTACTCCAGCGATTCTCCCAAGATCGAACGACTCGCAGAGATTCGAATTCCCGACGATCGCAGTGACCCCAGTTGGAATTGGAACAGCCGCTATTGGCAGACGCTCGGTGCCCCGTGGGGCGGACTGCTCACAACAGCCGGTGACTTGGGCAAATACTGCCGAATGATGCTCGCCCACGGACACTACCGCGGACACCAAGTGATCAGTCGGGCCAGCATCGACCGAGCGACACGAAATCAATTGGAATCCCTTCGCGATGTTCCCGAAGACGATCGCCGTTGCAAACCATGGGGGTTTGGCTGGCGCTTGAACTGGCCCGCACATAGTGCCAACTTCGGCGATTTGACTAGTCCGCGTGCCTTCGGCCATTGGGGAGCAACCGGCACCCTTATGTGGATGGATCCGGAGCGTGACCTCTGGGCGGTCATTCTCACGACACAACCCCAGGAGCCGCACGGAACTTACTTGGCACGGCTCTCGAACATGATCGCAGCCGCGTTTCTGTAA
- a CDS encoding Gfo/Idh/MocA family protein, protein MSNSTCVRWGILGTARIATKVAAAIHEANNAELLAVASRDAERASLWADGHEAQVSYGSYEALLAADDIDAVYIPLPPSMHREWTIRAAEAGKHVLCEKPLALDPSEAAEMRDACRSHNVQLMDGVMWRHHPRANDMAVVLTDDQLGTLRRVTSAFSFCWPEIPQNEFRLERKYGGGSLLDLGWYCVGATLWAFGDLPTRVWGQARMHGDVDMHFCGQMWYDDERSASFDCGFDTVMRRWLEVAGTEGSLVCDDFTRPWKPEKPRFWVHDSTGEATQIVSDPPIQEVCMIRKFSNIVQSGILEPEWAEFAVKVQQVCDALDRSAQSGAVVELNPEAATS, encoded by the coding sequence ATGTCGAATTCAACATGTGTCCGTTGGGGCATTTTGGGAACTGCTCGAATCGCGACGAAAGTAGCGGCCGCGATTCATGAAGCAAATAATGCCGAGCTGCTCGCGGTCGCCAGTCGTGATGCGGAACGAGCCAGCTTGTGGGCGGACGGTCACGAAGCACAGGTAAGCTACGGGTCGTACGAAGCACTACTCGCAGCCGACGATATTGACGCCGTCTACATTCCGCTACCGCCGTCGATGCACCGTGAGTGGACCATTCGCGCCGCCGAAGCGGGCAAGCATGTTCTTTGTGAAAAACCGTTGGCGCTCGATCCGTCCGAGGCGGCGGAGATGCGAGATGCTTGCCGGTCCCACAATGTGCAGCTTATGGATGGTGTGATGTGGCGACATCATCCGCGTGCGAATGATATGGCTGTGGTGCTGACTGATGATCAACTGGGGACTCTTCGCCGAGTGACGTCCGCGTTCTCGTTCTGTTGGCCGGAAATTCCGCAAAACGAATTCCGACTCGAACGGAAATACGGCGGCGGAAGTTTGCTCGATCTCGGGTGGTATTGTGTCGGAGCCACGCTGTGGGCGTTTGGTGATCTCCCGACACGAGTCTGGGGGCAGGCACGGATGCATGGAGATGTCGACATGCATTTTTGTGGTCAGATGTGGTACGACGACGAGCGATCCGCGAGCTTCGACTGCGGATTCGATACCGTGATGCGACGGTGGTTAGAAGTCGCCGGTACGGAAGGTTCCTTGGTCTGCGATGACTTTACCCGCCCCTGGAAGCCCGAGAAACCACGATTCTGGGTTCACGACAGCACCGGAGAGGCGACACAGATTGTTTCCGATCCGCCGATTCAAGAAGTCTGCATGATCAGAAAATTCTCGAACATCGTGCAATCGGGGATTCTCGAACCGGAGTGGGCAGAATTTGCGGTCAAAGTGCAGCAGGTGTGTGACGCCCTCGATCGCTCGGCTCAGTCGGGAGCAGTTGTCGAATTGAACCCGGAAGCTGCGACCAGTTGA
- a CDS encoding AAA family ATPase, with product MPTGTLELQGVRVHNLKSVSLEIPLGKFVVITGVSGSGKSSLAFDTIASEGRRRFTEAFAPHLRRRLERPNRPDAEFIGPLPPTVALQQTRDSIDRRDTLATLTEISHYLQLIFATSGKPHCPNCGVAVEQATVDTVQSWLANCEPQTRYMIGFPLVNSQTDESVFESLKQDGFTRVLSGETVHSLDTTSPESADDVIVIVDRLAVGKASDERVRDSLETAFRSGDGCCEIILASDAEHGDLTRRLIDGRDWFHARFRNELRCRACDTLRPELEPRLLSHRSRLGACPVCHGTGVTNLKKRQADGPVLPCPSCDGKRLQAAALAVTLADRTIADLYSRAIRELPDELAAIESVWTEREHQILSEPMQAIRDRIGFLIEAGLDYLTLDRSANSLSTGEARRAALAAMLGTPLVNALYVLDEPSAGLHPEETHRLIELIQRLVKLGNSVLVVEHQPAFFAAADHIIELGPGAGPNGGEVVWSGSSIEATQSKESTTGAVLNATPKLNDESPNPSASKLCLTDARRHNLQSIDVEFPLNALTAVTGVGGSGKSSLVLETLFPAVSRALGKDTEIIPDCGELTAFEHLHDVVLADQSPLGQSPRSNVSTYLKVFADIRKIFAETTEAKLREWTAKQFSFNTSGGGRCPTCQGRGEITVDLQFLPELQVVCDECHGTRYRPEILDATYRGLNIAEVLELSASEAFAFFRTHPKVAKRLGPLREVGLDYLCLGQPLHTLSGGEAQRLKLASAFTGGVKTRTLFLLEEATLGLHLHDIDRLVDCLRGLLDVGHTVIMVEQNPSLLRRVDHIIELGPGSGADGGRVIATGTPADVAGNAESVIGPHLQTQTP from the coding sequence ATGCCAACGGGAACTCTTGAACTCCAAGGCGTTCGCGTCCACAACTTGAAGTCAGTTTCGCTCGAAATTCCACTCGGGAAGTTCGTCGTGATCACCGGCGTGAGCGGTTCCGGCAAAAGTAGCTTGGCGTTCGACACCATTGCTTCGGAGGGACGCCGTCGATTCACGGAAGCGTTCGCACCGCATCTGCGACGACGGTTGGAACGGCCCAATCGGCCTGACGCAGAATTCATCGGGCCACTGCCGCCCACGGTCGCTCTCCAACAAACACGGGATTCGATCGACCGTCGCGACACGCTCGCCACATTAACGGAGATTTCCCATTACCTGCAATTGATCTTCGCGACAAGCGGAAAGCCCCACTGTCCGAATTGCGGCGTTGCGGTCGAGCAAGCCACGGTCGATACGGTGCAGAGTTGGTTGGCGAACTGCGAACCTCAAACGCGGTACATGATCGGTTTTCCTCTTGTGAACTCACAGACCGATGAGTCGGTTTTCGAGTCGCTGAAACAGGACGGTTTTACGCGAGTTCTGAGCGGTGAGACCGTTCATTCGCTCGATACAACTTCGCCGGAATCTGCGGATGATGTGATCGTCATTGTCGATCGACTTGCGGTCGGCAAAGCCAGCGATGAGCGTGTGCGAGACAGCCTCGAAACAGCTTTTCGGAGTGGCGACGGATGCTGTGAGATTATACTTGCGTCAGATGCCGAGCACGGTGACCTAACACGGCGACTGATCGATGGTCGCGACTGGTTTCACGCGCGGTTTCGGAATGAATTGCGTTGCCGAGCGTGCGACACGTTGCGACCCGAGTTGGAGCCCCGATTGTTGAGCCATCGGTCGCGATTGGGGGCTTGTCCGGTTTGTCACGGGACGGGTGTTACCAACCTGAAAAAGCGGCAAGCCGATGGGCCTGTGCTGCCCTGCCCTTCGTGTGATGGAAAACGATTGCAGGCGGCGGCACTCGCCGTTACGTTGGCTGATCGTACAATTGCCGATCTCTACAGCCGCGCCATTCGGGAACTTCCCGATGAATTGGCGGCGATCGAGAGTGTTTGGACGGAGCGGGAACATCAAATTCTCAGCGAGCCGATGCAGGCGATCCGCGACCGAATTGGCTTTCTGATCGAAGCGGGATTGGATTACCTCACGCTCGATCGCTCGGCAAATTCCCTGTCCACCGGCGAAGCTCGACGGGCTGCACTCGCGGCGATGTTAGGAACGCCATTGGTGAATGCGTTGTATGTGCTTGATGAACCATCAGCCGGTTTGCATCCTGAAGAAACGCACCGCCTGATCGAACTTATTCAGCGATTGGTGAAACTGGGAAACTCCGTGTTGGTCGTGGAGCATCAACCCGCGTTCTTCGCCGCCGCTGATCACATCATTGAACTTGGTCCCGGGGCCGGTCCCAATGGTGGCGAAGTCGTGTGGAGCGGCTCATCAATCGAGGCAACGCAGTCGAAGGAATCCACGACCGGTGCAGTGCTGAACGCAACACCAAAACTTAATGACGAATCACCAAATCCATCGGCTTCGAAGTTGTGTCTCACCGACGCCCGACGACACAACTTACAGTCGATCGACGTAGAATTCCCGCTCAATGCGTTGACAGCGGTTACAGGAGTCGGCGGGAGTGGCAAAAGCTCGTTGGTTCTCGAAACTCTATTCCCTGCAGTCAGTCGAGCCCTCGGCAAAGACACTGAGATCATCCCGGACTGTGGTGAACTGACTGCCTTCGAACATCTGCACGATGTGGTCTTGGCGGATCAGTCGCCGTTAGGACAATCGCCACGAAGTAATGTCAGCACGTATCTGAAGGTCTTTGCGGACATCCGTAAAATCTTCGCGGAAACGACGGAAGCCAAATTGCGGGAATGGACGGCGAAACAGTTCAGCTTCAACACTTCGGGGGGCGGTCGCTGTCCGACATGCCAAGGACGTGGGGAAATCACCGTCGATTTGCAGTTCTTGCCAGAGTTGCAGGTCGTGTGCGACGAATGTCATGGCACACGGTACCGACCAGAAATCTTGGATGCGACTTATCGAGGGTTGAACATCGCCGAGGTTTTGGAGTTGTCCGCGAGCGAAGCGTTCGCCTTTTTTCGCACTCATCCGAAAGTGGCCAAACGATTGGGGCCGTTACGCGAAGTCGGTTTGGACTATCTCTGCTTGGGACAACCGTTGCACACGTTGTCGGGCGGGGAGGCCCAACGGCTCAAACTGGCCAGTGCGTTCACCGGCGGTGTGAAAACTCGCACTTTGTTCCTGCTCGAAGAGGCCACACTCGGTTTGCATCTGCATGATATCGACCGCTTGGTGGATTGTCTGCGAGGTTTACTTGATGTCGGTCATACCGTAATTATGGTCGAGCAAAATCCAAGTTTGCTACGTCGAGTGGATCACATCATTGAGTTGGGACCAGGTTCCGGGGCCGACGGCGGACGTGTCATTGCGACGGGAACACCAGCGGATGTGGCGGGGAATGCGGAATCGGTCATCGGTCCGCATCTGCAAACTCAGACCCCTTAG
- a CDS encoding CPBP family intramembrane glutamic endopeptidase: MAGEFDTLLCIMNRVQFLKNALFVEGGLVVLGAGLAFFTGLWDEIRIEWTSMAVLAGVSWTIPLLLVYGVIDRFPVGGLRDVQDFLWNTFGPILRQMRWYDILLISILAGWGEELVFRGVLQTQVEHWGWPQPAVWLTTNLIFGLMHAVTPWYVVLAAIAGCYFSFLLDVTGERNLLVPIIVHALYDFVVLMYIARCVGRTPQPSTESNHQTIQVDDDANGNS, from the coding sequence ATGGCTGGGGAATTCGATACGCTACTTTGCATCATGAATCGGGTTCAATTCCTCAAAAATGCGCTCTTCGTCGAAGGTGGATTGGTCGTCTTGGGAGCCGGACTGGCTTTCTTCACCGGCTTGTGGGACGAGATCCGTATTGAGTGGACGTCGATGGCGGTTCTCGCCGGTGTGTCGTGGACGATTCCTTTGTTGTTGGTCTACGGAGTGATTGATCGTTTCCCGGTCGGTGGGTTACGGGATGTCCAAGACTTCCTGTGGAATACCTTCGGCCCGATTCTTCGCCAAATGCGTTGGTACGATATTTTGTTGATTTCGATCCTCGCCGGCTGGGGAGAGGAATTGGTCTTCCGGGGCGTATTGCAAACCCAAGTGGAACATTGGGGATGGCCGCAACCGGCAGTCTGGTTGACGACCAACCTCATATTCGGATTGATGCACGCCGTCACACCTTGGTACGTCGTTTTGGCGGCGATCGCGGGATGTTATTTCAGTTTTCTATTAGATGTGACCGGCGAGAGAAATTTGCTCGTGCCGATCATCGTTCACGCTTTGTACGATTTTGTTGTCTTGATGTACATCGCGAGATGCGTCGGCCGAACACCGCAGCCGAGTACCGAATCGAATCATCAAACCATACAGGTGGATGACGATGCCAACGGGAACTCTTGA